Within Metabacillus sp. KUDC1714, the genomic segment CCGACTTCCATTCCCCGCCCAAGCTCAAACAGTGGATTTAATCGTTGCATTCGCTGGGCAAATCCTTCCCATGATTCGTTCACATCCATCTCCTCCATGATTCGATTGTTAAGACCTCTTGTGGAATTCGCTTATTTTCCTGCCACAATTGCAGTAATAGTGCTTGCTCTTCTTCAGTAAACCATTGAATGAATAAATCACGGTATTTGATGTTCTGTGTTTGACCGATTTTCTGATCATTCATTTGCTCCATACATTCAAGCATTTTGCGGTAAATTTTTAAGGCAGGCTGAATACAGCAATCCGGGTATTTTTCGATAAGTCGAATGAGGATACCATATCCTGCGGCATCAAGATCTCCTACGTAATAGAAAAGATAGGATTTTGGCGGAAACATACTGAAGAAAAAGGAAAAGCTCTGTTCAATTTTTGTTCCTTCACCATAAATAATCAGTTCAGGTTCATAATCAAGTTGATTTGCTTGCAATAATTTAATAGAAGTATGGAAGAAAGATAGATTTTCAACGATCAGGACCCGTTGTATATCACTTACTTCTTTCCCTTGTTTCATCCAAAATACAAAAGGCTCCCCATAGTTCACCATTTTAAGTTTATCTTCTGATATTTTAATTCTAGTTAAAAACCCTTTTCCGTCAGGAAAGTGATCACTGTCTAATAAGAACTTTTCATGACCAAAGAGCTCTAGGCATCTTTCTTCGACTGACACGATTTCCCGTTCCTGATGAGACTGGAGAAACGTATATACATTTCGAATTCGAGTCCATTCCTCTTTCGTTTGCCACTGTGGATGACGTTCATAATAGGAAAAATCAAACTGATCACTTAATTTCATCATCTCGAGACGATCCCATTTAGCTTCCTGAACTTTAATATTGACCCAATAATATAAGGCAAGCGCTGGTGTTCTTCCATTGTATTGATTATTTAGAATTGGGATCAGTTGTCCTTCGGTTTGCAATGTTTCAATTGCATGATAAAACAACGAATACCCGTCCATTTCATAATAATCATCCAAAAGCTTGCGCAACTGATGTTCTAAATCGTTTATATTTATTCTCTTTTTTTGTTTAGGGTGTTGAATATCTCCAATAAAACCTCTTACCCTTGTTTCAATTATATCGATTGTACCCACCTACTTACATTCTCTTAATTCATTGGTATAGACCTTACTACCCAATATGCACATCATTATATTAATATTATAAACTAGTTGAGTTATCGTTGGTAAGTTGAATTTTCTAGTCTACTAGTAATGAACATATCAACCAATAGCTTGTAAGACTGGAAAAGCAGGAGTAGAAGCTATGAATGTATTTTTATTATTTCATAAACTGTATCATTTAACTAACAAAGCGATCTTTGAACGTATAACAGTCTAGTTCCAGCAATGATTATCCATTTAATAGAGAAAAGCTTTTTGTGCAATAGATATACAATTCCTTTTTCATAACTAAATATGTGCCATAATTAACCATCGTCATAAAGATAAATAGATTTCTTTTCTTTATCACTAAGATTGTTGGCAAAATTGTTCTCCCATTTCTTACGCAAGTACCTTCCCCATTTTGGAATTTCAGTAACCTTTACCTTTTTATTTCTAAGCGATGATACCAAGTCCATGCTATATTCCAAAAAACCACCTACTTTTTATGAAGTCTTCTAAACCTTTTGGACTAAGAAACCTACAAATCATCTAATGAAATCACTTTACCACTACCCGCATTCACTCCGAATTGACAGTCTAATTTTCCACATAAAACATATTTCCTTTGTTCAAAGTCATATACATAGTACGGTTTTAGCTCAAACAAGTCTTTGATTTTTTCAAACGCTTCTTCTT encodes:
- a CDS encoding Wadjet anti-phage system protein JetD domain-containing protein; protein product: MGTIDIIETRVRGFIGDIQHPKQKKRININDLEHQLRKLLDDYYEMDGYSLFYHAIETLQTEGQLIPILNNQYNGRTPALALYYWVNIKVQEAKWDRLEMMKLSDQFDFSYYERHPQWQTKEEWTRIRNVYTFLQSHQEREIVSVEERCLELFGHEKFLLDSDHFPDGKGFLTRIKISEDKLKMVNYGEPFVFWMKQGKEVSDIQRVLIVENLSFFHTSIKLLQANQLDYEPELIIYGEGTKIEQSFSFFFSMFPPKSYLFYYVGDLDAAGYGILIRLIEKYPDCCIQPALKIYRKMLECMEQMNDQKIGQTQNIKYRDLFIQWFTEEEQALLLQLWQENKRIPQEVLTIESWRRWM
- a CDS encoding DUF4275 family protein — translated: MEYSMDLVSSLRNKKVKVTEIPKWGRYLRKKWENNFANNLSDKEKKSIYLYDDG